From the genome of Gracilibacillus salitolerans, one region includes:
- the gltB gene encoding glutamate synthase large subunit — translation MTYRDLPSAQGLYNPDFEHDACGIGLYAHIKGKQTHEIVKKGLDMLCKLEHRGGQGSDPLTGDGSGLMVQIPDKYFRRECKDFQLPAVGRYGVGMLFLSQDENEQIQAREKINQLIKQEGQKLIGWREVPTDATHIGKGAIETLPTVHQVFIEAADEIEDDLAFERKLYIIRKQAENWANEKEIRFYFPSLSNRTIVYKGLLTPDQVDEFYLDLQDEEFVSAFSLVHSRFSTNTFPSWERAHPNRYLIHNGEINTMRGNVNWMRAREKQFVSEAFGDDLDKVLPIINGGGSDSATLDNALEFFTLAGRKPAHAAMMLIPEPWEKNPHMDEKKRAFYQYHSMMMEPWDGPTSITFTNGKQIGAILDRNGLRPARYYVTKDDYIIYSSEVGVIDYEEENVLLKERLSPGKMLLIDIEEGRIISDEEIKEEVSSVHPYKDWLGDQIVPLEVEAKNDEYIDPQLLQKQKAFGYTTEDVEKYLIPILEDGKDPIGAMGNDMPLAVLSERPQSLFNYFKQLFAQVTNPPIDAYREQLVTSMLTWLGAEGDILHPAKTKASRIRLDSPILSNSQIEKLQENELEGFQSEVIETLFTDDMEKALQDVFEQAKKAIEAGRNIIILSDKNMDANQKAIPTLLAVSGLHQYLVREGIRTQASIIAQSGEAREVHHFATMLGYGVDAIHPHLVYQTYYANILHDRLNMTLAEVQDKFISVATEGIIKVMSKIGISTVQSYRGAQIFEAVGISKKVIEEHFTGTASQIDGIGLEVIQEETEKRHNEAYNAAVKESLESGSDFQWRKVGEHHAFNPTTIYTLQWACRRGDYDLFKKFSKAANHERIGFLRNLFDFKKSNAISIDEVEPVESIVKRFKTGAMSFGSISKEAHEALAIAMNRIGGKSNSGEGGEDSDRFSRDENGDLRSSAIKQVASGRFGAKSHYLVNAKELQIKMAQGAKPGEGGQLPGMKVYPWVADVRGSTPGVDLISPPPHHDIYSIEDLAQLIHDLKNANRDARVSVKLVAKSGVGTIAAGVAKGNADVISVVGYDGGTGASPKTSIKHAGLPWELGLAEAHQTLMLNGLRDRVILETDGKLLTGKDVVMAALLGAEEYGFATAPLVVVGCVMMRVCHKDTCPVGVATQNPELRKKFTGDPDHVVNYMTFIAEEVREIMAELGFRTIDEMVGRTDVLEIADRAAAHWKAKHLDLSKLLYQPEGTRINTTTQDHKLDESLDMKYILPTVQKAIDTGEALEASFPIKNTDRVVGTIVGSEISKKYGERGLPEDTINLHFTGSAGQSFGAFIPSGMTLTVTGDANDYVGKGLSGGKVIVRASEKTTIDPGNNVIAGNVSFYGATSGEAYIQGYAGERFAVRNSGAKIVVEGVGDHGCEYMTGGRVVILGNVGKNFAAGMSGGVAYVKPDNVEQFKRLCNTELVQFEELTDANEIEEVKELIMNHHEYTNSDKAAVALQNWENELEKFVKVIPTDYKLMLKQIDWYESQGLSVDEARLEAFTAKKENKMTVTLNPEEVMTK, via the coding sequence TCTCAAGATGAAAATGAACAAATACAAGCAAGGGAAAAAATTAATCAATTAATCAAACAAGAAGGTCAAAAATTAATCGGCTGGAGAGAAGTGCCAACAGATGCTACTCACATTGGTAAAGGTGCAATTGAAACGTTACCGACTGTTCATCAGGTATTCATTGAAGCAGCAGATGAAATAGAAGACGATCTAGCCTTCGAAAGAAAATTATATATCATTCGTAAACAAGCTGAAAATTGGGCGAATGAAAAAGAAATTCGTTTTTATTTTCCAAGTTTATCAAACAGAACGATCGTGTACAAAGGTTTATTAACACCTGATCAAGTTGATGAATTTTATTTAGATTTACAAGATGAAGAATTTGTTTCTGCTTTTTCACTGGTACACTCTCGTTTCAGTACAAATACATTCCCTTCCTGGGAAAGAGCGCACCCGAACCGTTATCTCATCCACAATGGTGAGATTAATACCATGCGTGGTAATGTAAACTGGATGCGTGCCAGAGAGAAACAATTTGTATCAGAAGCATTTGGTGATGACTTAGATAAAGTATTACCAATTATCAATGGCGGCGGAAGTGACTCTGCTACATTAGATAATGCATTAGAGTTCTTCACCTTAGCAGGTCGTAAGCCGGCACATGCTGCGATGATGTTGATTCCAGAACCATGGGAGAAAAACCCTCACATGGATGAGAAGAAACGTGCATTTTATCAATATCATAGCATGATGATGGAGCCGTGGGATGGTCCAACTTCGATAACTTTTACAAATGGTAAACAAATTGGAGCGATACTGGATCGTAACGGGTTACGTCCAGCACGTTATTATGTAACAAAAGATGATTACATCATTTACTCTTCTGAAGTTGGTGTAATCGACTATGAAGAAGAAAATGTTTTATTAAAAGAACGTTTAAGCCCAGGTAAAATGCTCCTTATTGATATTGAAGAAGGGCGTATTATATCAGATGAAGAAATTAAAGAAGAGGTTTCAAGTGTTCATCCATACAAAGACTGGTTAGGGGATCAAATTGTACCATTAGAAGTGGAAGCGAAAAATGATGAATATATTGATCCACAACTACTCCAGAAACAAAAAGCATTTGGTTATACGACTGAAGATGTTGAAAAATATCTCATTCCTATACTGGAAGACGGAAAAGACCCAATTGGTGCGATGGGTAATGATATGCCATTAGCGGTATTATCTGAACGCCCGCAAAGTTTGTTTAACTATTTCAAACAGTTATTTGCACAAGTAACTAACCCGCCAATTGATGCTTATCGTGAACAGCTTGTTACATCGATGCTGACATGGCTAGGAGCTGAGGGAGACATCCTTCATCCTGCGAAAACTAAAGCAAGCAGAATTCGCTTAGATTCACCGATTTTATCGAATTCACAAATAGAAAAGTTACAGGAAAATGAATTGGAAGGGTTCCAATCTGAAGTAATTGAAACATTATTTACTGATGACATGGAGAAAGCACTACAGGATGTATTTGAACAAGCGAAAAAAGCAATTGAAGCTGGAAGAAATATTATCATTCTAAGTGATAAGAATATGGATGCGAACCAGAAAGCTATTCCAACACTGCTCGCTGTCAGTGGTTTGCATCAGTATTTAGTACGTGAAGGTATTCGTACGCAAGCAAGTATTATTGCACAATCAGGTGAAGCTCGAGAAGTTCATCACTTTGCAACGATGTTAGGTTATGGTGTAGACGCAATTCATCCACACCTTGTTTATCAAACTTACTACGCGAATATTTTGCATGATCGTCTAAATATGACACTAGCGGAAGTACAAGATAAATTTATTAGTGTCGCAACAGAAGGTATCATTAAGGTTATGTCAAAAATCGGTATCTCAACTGTGCAAAGTTATCGCGGTGCCCAAATTTTTGAAGCTGTAGGTATTAGTAAAAAGGTGATCGAAGAACATTTTACAGGCACAGCATCACAAATTGACGGTATTGGTTTAGAAGTGATTCAAGAAGAGACAGAAAAACGTCACAACGAAGCTTACAACGCAGCTGTTAAAGAATCACTTGAATCAGGAAGTGACTTCCAATGGCGTAAAGTAGGAGAACACCATGCCTTTAACCCTACTACTATTTATACCTTACAGTGGGCATGTCGTCGTGGTGACTATGATCTGTTCAAGAAATTCTCGAAAGCAGCGAACCATGAGCGTATCGGCTTTTTACGTAACCTATTCGATTTCAAAAAATCGAATGCCATTTCAATCGATGAAGTCGAGCCTGTAGAATCCATTGTCAAACGTTTCAAAACTGGTGCAATGTCCTTTGGTTCGATCAGTAAAGAAGCACATGAAGCATTAGCGATTGCTATGAATCGTATAGGCGGTAAAAGTAACAGTGGTGAAGGCGGGGAAGACTCTGACCGCTTTAGCAGAGACGAAAATGGTGATTTGCGTTCCAGTGCGATAAAACAGGTAGCATCTGGACGCTTTGGCGCAAAGAGTCATTATCTTGTAAACGCGAAAGAATTACAGATTAAAATGGCACAAGGTGCAAAACCGGGTGAAGGTGGACAATTACCAGGTATGAAGGTTTACCCATGGGTAGCAGATGTTCGTGGTTCAACACCAGGGGTAGACTTAATTTCACCTCCGCCACACCATGATATTTATTCGATTGAGGATTTAGCTCAATTAATTCATGATTTAAAAAATGCCAATCGTGATGCAAGAGTTAGTGTTAAACTCGTAGCAAAATCAGGTGTAGGGACGATTGCTGCAGGTGTAGCAAAAGGTAACGCAGATGTTATTTCTGTTGTTGGTTATGATGGTGGTACAGGTGCTTCGCCAAAAACAAGCATTAAACATGCAGGCTTACCATGGGAATTAGGTCTTGCAGAAGCACACCAAACCTTAATGCTTAACGGACTTAGAGATAGAGTTATTCTAGAAACGGATGGGAAATTGTTAACAGGTAAAGATGTGGTGATGGCTGCATTATTAGGTGCAGAAGAATACGGCTTCGCAACAGCGCCATTAGTTGTTGTTGGATGTGTCATGATGCGTGTATGTCATAAAGATACATGTCCTGTAGGGGTAGCAACACAAAATCCAGAGCTGCGTAAGAAATTCACGGGGGACCCTGATCATGTTGTTAACTATATGACATTCATCGCAGAAGAAGTTCGTGAGATCATGGCTGAATTAGGATTCCGAACAATTGATGAAATGGTTGGAAGAACAGATGTATTAGAAATTGCAGACCGTGCAGCAGCGCACTGGAAAGCAAAACACTTAGATTTATCTAAGCTCCTTTATCAACCGGAAGGAACACGTATCAATACAACAACGCAAGATCATAAATTAGATGAATCTTTAGATATGAAGTATATTTTACCAACTGTCCAAAAGGCAATCGACACTGGAGAAGCATTAGAAGCATCTTTCCCGATTAAAAATACGGACCGTGTAGTAGGAACGATCGTAGGAAGTGAAATTTCTAAAAAATATGGAGAACGGGGTTTACCAGAAGATACCATTAATCTTCATTTCACAGGATCAGCAGGTCAAAGTTTTGGTGCCTTTATTCCTTCTGGTATGACGTTAACTGTAACGGGAGATGCAAATGACTATGTTGGAAAAGGCTTGTCCGGTGGAAAGGTAATTGTGCGTGCTTCTGAGAAAACTACGATTGATCCAGGTAATAATGTTATTGCTGGTAATGTATCTTTCTATGGAGCGACAAGTGGTGAAGCTTATATTCAAGGTTATGCAGGTGAACGATTTGCGGTAAGAAATAGTGGAGCAAAAATCGTTGTGGAAGGCGTTGGTGACCATGGTTGTGAGTACATGACAGGTGGTCGAGTTGTCATTCTTGGCAATGTAGGTAAAAACTTTGCTGCAGGTATGTCTGGTGGTGTTGCATATGTGAAACCAGACAACGTCGAGCAGTTTAAACGCCTATGTAATACGGAATTAGTACAGTTTGAAGAATTAACAGATGCTAATGAAATAGAAGAAGTAAAAGAATTAATTATGAATCATCACGAATATACCAACAGTGATAAAGCAGCTGTTGCATTGCAAAACTGGGAAAACGAATTGGAAAAATTCGTGAAAGTAATCCCGACAGATTACAAGCTAATGTTGAAACAAATTGATTGGTATGAGTCTCAGGGGTTATCTGTGGACGAAGCTCGACTGGAAGCATTTACGGCAAAAAAAGAAAACAAAATGACGGTAACACTAAATCCGGAAGAAGTAATGACTAAATAG
- a CDS encoding glutamate synthase subunit beta codes for MGKATGFMEFERQTANERDPVERIHDWKEYSAPFSDEVAKTQGARCMDCGTPFCHIGMDIDGATSGCPIYNLIPEWNDLVYKGKWREALERLMKTNNFPEFTGRVCPAPCEGSCTVAINDPAVTIKNIEQKIIDKGFEEGWIEPRVPERRTGKKVAIVGSGPAGLAAADQLNQVGHQVTVYERADRAGGLLTYGIPNMKLDKDVVERRVQLLREEGIEFVLNTEVGKDISAEEIKAKHDSVILCTGAQKHRDLPIEGREGKGVRFAMDYLTKSTKKVLDDSVEVEEELDAKGKDVIVIGGGDTGADCIATALRQGANSIAQFGKHPQLPIKRSDENQWPAYPQVFSLEYAHKEAKENFGEDIRQYSIQTKKFVTDENGKLKELHTVEMKKTRDENGMFVFEEIPGTEKVWPAQLVLIAIGFEGTEQPVLEAFNVKTERNRVDAEYGDFRTNVEHVFAAGDSRRGQSLIVWAINEGREVAYHVDQYLMGETALPSVANM; via the coding sequence ATGGGGAAAGCAACAGGCTTTATGGAGTTTGAAAGACAAACGGCAAATGAGCGTGATCCAGTAGAAAGAATTCATGATTGGAAAGAATACTCTGCTCCTTTCTCTGATGAAGTAGCAAAAACACAAGGAGCACGTTGTATGGATTGTGGTACACCATTCTGTCACATTGGGATGGATATTGACGGGGCAACATCAGGTTGTCCTATCTACAACCTGATCCCAGAGTGGAATGATTTGGTGTATAAAGGAAAATGGAGAGAAGCCCTAGAACGGTTAATGAAAACAAATAACTTCCCAGAATTTACAGGAAGAGTATGTCCGGCACCATGTGAAGGCTCTTGTACGGTTGCAATCAATGATCCTGCCGTAACAATTAAAAATATTGAACAAAAAATTATAGATAAAGGTTTTGAAGAAGGCTGGATCGAGCCACGTGTTCCGGAACGTCGCACAGGCAAGAAAGTAGCAATTGTCGGATCTGGACCAGCTGGATTAGCAGCAGCAGACCAATTGAATCAAGTTGGGCATCAGGTTACAGTATATGAACGTGCTGATCGCGCAGGGGGTCTATTAACGTACGGTATTCCAAACATGAAATTAGATAAAGATGTAGTAGAACGTCGAGTTCAGTTACTTCGTGAAGAAGGAATTGAATTTGTTCTAAATACGGAAGTTGGAAAAGACATTTCTGCAGAAGAAATTAAGGCGAAGCATGATTCTGTGATTCTATGTACTGGTGCACAGAAACACCGTGATCTACCTATTGAAGGTCGTGAAGGTAAAGGTGTACGCTTTGCAATGGACTATTTAACAAAATCAACTAAAAAAGTACTAGATGATAGTGTAGAAGTGGAAGAAGAGTTAGATGCAAAAGGAAAAGACGTTATTGTTATTGGTGGTGGGGATACTGGTGCTGACTGTATCGCTACAGCACTTCGCCAAGGCGCAAACAGTATTGCACAATTTGGTAAGCACCCACAACTGCCAATTAAACGTTCAGACGAAAATCAATGGCCGGCATATCCACAAGTATTCAGTTTGGAATATGCACACAAAGAAGCGAAAGAAAACTTTGGTGAGGATATTCGTCAATATTCTATCCAAACAAAGAAATTTGTTACGGATGAAAATGGTAAATTAAAAGAACTACACACGGTTGAAATGAAGAAAACCCGTGATGAAAATGGTATGTTTGTATTTGAGGAAATTCCGGGTACAGAAAAAGTATGGCCTGCACAATTAGTATTAATCGCTATCGGTTTTGAAGGTACAGAACAACCGGTATTAGAAGCGTTTAATGTTAAAACAGAACGTAATCGTGTAGATGCTGAATATGGTGATTTCCGTACAAATGTAGAGCATGTATTTGCTGCTGGTGATTCACGTCGTGGGCAAAGTCTTATTGTCTGGGCAATTAATGAAGGTCGAGAAGTAGCGTATCATGTAGATCAATATTTAATGGGTGAGACAGCTTTACCATCCGTTGCAAACATGTAA
- a CDS encoding CBS domain-containing protein gives MGYELSERFEAAFNQIHDTLCDYANEHNNHASFTEVLTKARVQHQVIDQYFDLLKQSSKLRNAMVHRKIKEDFYIAEPHQDVVQEMEQLASLLAEPPTALSIASKPVEFFYLDSSISKLINCMQEKEYSQYPIYQEDKLIGLLTDGDIANWFAANIDKLSIEMGQPIGEVFQIVKKDDTKIVGKDATVMDIEAIFKEYLEKNQKIEAILITENGTAAELPIGIISSWDLIRLKTYNFPLLKHT, from the coding sequence ATGGGTTATGAACTTTCAGAACGATTTGAAGCAGCTTTTAACCAGATACATGATACATTGTGTGATTATGCGAATGAGCATAATAATCATGCATCTTTTACCGAAGTGTTGACAAAAGCGCGGGTTCAGCATCAGGTGATTGATCAGTATTTTGATTTACTAAAACAGTCCAGTAAATTGCGAAATGCAATGGTACATCGTAAAATTAAGGAAGACTTCTATATCGCAGAACCTCATCAAGATGTAGTTCAAGAAATGGAGCAATTGGCAAGTCTGTTGGCTGAACCTCCAACTGCTTTGTCTATTGCTTCAAAACCTGTGGAGTTTTTTTATTTAGATTCATCAATAAGTAAATTAATAAACTGTATGCAAGAAAAAGAATACTCACAATATCCGATTTATCAAGAAGATAAATTAATTGGATTATTGACAGATGGTGATATCGCGAACTGGTTTGCTGCTAATATTGATAAATTATCAATTGAAATGGGTCAGCCCATTGGCGAAGTATTTCAAATTGTGAAAAAAGACGATACTAAAATTGTTGGGAAAGATGCCACCGTAATGGATATTGAAGCTATCTTTAAAGAATACTTAGAGAAAAATCAAAAAATAGAAGCAATCCTTATTACGGAAAACGGTACAGCAGCAGAGCTACCAATAGGAATCATTTCCTCCTGGGATCTAATCCGATTGAAAACATACAACTTTCCACTACTTAAACACACATAA
- a CDS encoding branched-chain amino acid aminotransferase: MSEYTITYIKNENPKEKPKSDELSFGKYFTDHMFIQDYNRERGWHNPRIVPYQPIELDPAAIVFHYGQTVFEGLKAYRTKRDKIQLFRPDKNMERLNRSNDRMCIPSIDEEFAIDAIKHLVHIDQEWVPGAPGTSLYIRPFVISTEPYLGVSPSATYQFMVILSPVGAYYEEGINPVKIAVENQYVRAVKGGTGEAKTAGNYASSLKAQEQVADEGYAQVLWLDGVEKKYIEEVGSMNVFFKINGEIVTPELNGSILEGVTRNSVIELLKHWDIPVVERRITMEELHEHHQKGELEEAFGSGTAAVISPVGELAWEGKKMEINNGKTGKIAKRLYDTLTGIQYGTEKDPFNWIVKVKY; this comes from the coding sequence ATGTCAGAGTATACAATCACTTATATTAAGAACGAAAATCCAAAAGAAAAACCAAAATCAGATGAACTATCTTTCGGTAAATATTTTACCGACCACATGTTCATTCAAGACTATAATAGAGAACGAGGCTGGCATAACCCGCGTATCGTACCATATCAACCAATTGAACTGGATCCGGCTGCTATTGTATTCCATTATGGTCAAACGGTATTTGAAGGCTTGAAAGCATACCGTACAAAAAGGGATAAAATTCAGTTATTCCGTCCAGATAAGAATATGGAGCGCCTTAATCGTTCAAATGATAGAATGTGTATCCCGAGTATTGATGAGGAATTTGCTATTGATGCAATTAAACATTTAGTTCATATTGATCAAGAATGGGTGCCAGGCGCACCAGGAACATCTCTTTACATAAGACCGTTCGTTATTTCAACTGAGCCGTATTTAGGTGTTTCACCATCTGCTACATACCAATTTATGGTAATATTATCGCCTGTTGGTGCTTATTACGAAGAAGGTATTAACCCTGTTAAAATTGCAGTGGAAAATCAATATGTTCGTGCGGTAAAAGGTGGTACAGGTGAGGCGAAAACAGCTGGTAACTATGCATCCAGCTTGAAGGCACAAGAACAAGTAGCCGATGAAGGATATGCACAAGTATTATGGTTGGATGGTGTTGAGAAGAAGTATATCGAAGAAGTTGGTAGTATGAACGTTTTCTTCAAGATAAATGGAGAAATCGTAACGCCGGAACTTAATGGTAGTATCTTAGAGGGGGTTACGAGAAATTCTGTTATCGAATTGTTGAAACATTGGGACATTCCAGTAGTTGAGCGTCGCATCACAATGGAAGAGCTTCATGAACATCATCAAAAAGGTGAATTGGAAGAAGCGTTTGGTTCTGGCACTGCTGCTGTTATTTCACCAGTAGGTGAGCTTGCTTGGGAAGGGAAGAAAATGGAAATCAATAATGGAAAAACAGGAAAAATTGCTAAGCGATTATATGATACTTTGACAGGTATTCAATATGGTACGGAAAAAGATCCATTTAATTGGATTGTAAAAGTGAAATATTAA
- the proB gene encoding glutamate 5-kinase has translation MAKQRIVVKIGSSSLTNRNGGLDLIKLKEHTTAIAALKRANYEVILISSGAVSAGFFDLGYPTKPVTIAGKQAAAAVGQGLLVQAYTDEFRKYNMVTAQLLLTKDVFTNEMQYSNVYSTLTELLKRDVIPIINENDTVAIDELTFGDNDMLSALVSGLVHADFLVMLTDINGLYDKNPKNDPTAKKYHRLKKISAEILQQTKHESGSKFGTGGMKSKLLAAKTALSLGVKVFVGTGEGEGKLIRIMQNQGDGTYIGEDLTTSYRKQKQWIAFHSNVSGKLYVDKGASEAILYQGKSLLPAGIKWVDGDFPVGAVVDIIFGDNVIAKGQVNYSSEDLIKSKGESSQIAMKQSASNRPEVIHRDRLVLSIEEAYNYE, from the coding sequence ATGGCGAAGCAGCGTATTGTAGTGAAGATCGGGAGCAGTTCACTAACGAACAGAAATGGCGGCCTTGATCTCATTAAACTAAAAGAACATACAACAGCAATTGCAGCACTTAAACGAGCGAACTATGAAGTGATTTTGATTTCATCTGGGGCCGTATCTGCTGGATTCTTTGATTTAGGATATCCAACAAAACCTGTCACTATCGCAGGAAAACAAGCAGCAGCAGCCGTTGGCCAAGGCTTACTGGTTCAAGCCTATACCGATGAATTTAGAAAATATAATATGGTGACCGCTCAGCTTTTGCTAACCAAAGATGTATTCACTAATGAGATGCAGTACAGTAATGTGTATTCCACATTAACGGAATTATTAAAACGTGATGTAATTCCGATTATTAATGAAAATGATACGGTAGCAATAGATGAATTGACATTTGGTGATAATGACATGTTATCGGCATTGGTAAGTGGCCTTGTTCATGCTGACTTTTTAGTAATGTTAACAGACATTAATGGACTATATGACAAAAATCCCAAAAACGATCCAACAGCTAAAAAATACCATCGGCTCAAAAAAATATCGGCAGAGATTTTGCAACAAACGAAGCATGAATCTGGATCCAAATTTGGCACTGGAGGAATGAAATCTAAGCTTTTAGCAGCAAAAACTGCACTTTCACTTGGTGTCAAAGTGTTTGTCGGGACTGGCGAAGGTGAGGGTAAATTAATCCGTATTATGCAAAATCAAGGTGATGGTACCTATATTGGCGAAGACTTAACCACTAGTTACCGAAAACAGAAACAATGGATTGCTTTTCATTCCAACGTATCTGGGAAACTATATGTTGATAAAGGGGCTAGTGAAGCAATACTTTATCAAGGAAAAAGTTTATTGCCTGCCGGAATTAAATGGGTAGACGGGGATTTTCCGGTAGGGGCTGTCGTCGATATTATCTTTGGAGATAATGTTATAGCTAAAGGGCAAGTGAACTATTCTTCTGAAGACTTAATCAAATCAAAAGGGGAATCAAGTCAAATTGCGATGAAACAATCCGCAAGTAATCGACCCGAAGTAATTCATCGTGATCGACTCGTATTATCAATAGAGGAGGCTTATAATTATGAATGA
- a CDS encoding glutamate-5-semialdehyde dehydrogenase — MNDLIQKAKLVSATTTTLATRSTQQKNQALKLLSGELRKQKDYIIAENNRDIVNGRKNGLHESLIDRLILNEQRINDMADALIQLIDLKDPIGEIMEEWTRPNGLKIQKARVPIGVVGMIYEARPNVTIDAASLCLKTGNAVLLRGSSSAIHSNTALVKVIHDALRQSDLPDDAVQLIEDTSRETASQMFKLNEYLDVLIPRGGKKLIDTVVANASVPVLETGAGNCHLFIDETANKDMAIDVAINAKTQRPSVCNAIETILVEQKWADNHLTELIQALQVADVEIHGDSITVSKGNNIIKVTAEDYETEYLDHIVAIKVVDSVQEAIDHINKYGTNHSESIISENDEHVVSFMNEVDAAAVYHNASTRFTDGFEFGFGAEIGISTQKLHARGPMGLEALTSTKYLLHGNGQIK; from the coding sequence ATGAATGATTTAATCCAAAAAGCAAAGCTAGTCAGCGCTACAACAACTACTTTAGCAACTAGATCAACCCAACAAAAAAATCAGGCTTTAAAATTATTATCTGGTGAATTAAGAAAACAAAAGGATTATATCATCGCGGAAAATAACCGTGATATAGTAAATGGCCGTAAAAATGGCTTACATGAGTCATTAATTGATCGTTTGATCTTAAACGAACAACGGATTAATGATATGGCAGATGCATTAATCCAGCTAATCGATTTAAAGGATCCAATTGGTGAGATTATGGAAGAGTGGACACGACCAAATGGTTTGAAAATCCAAAAGGCACGAGTACCAATTGGTGTTGTTGGAATGATTTACGAAGCAAGACCAAATGTAACGATTGATGCTGCAAGCCTTTGTCTTAAAACAGGCAATGCTGTGTTACTTAGAGGGAGCTCTTCAGCTATCCATTCCAACACAGCATTAGTAAAAGTCATTCATGATGCATTAAGACAATCCGATTTACCAGATGATGCCGTACAGCTTATTGAGGATACAAGTCGTGAGACTGCATCACAAATGTTTAAATTGAATGAATATTTAGATGTATTAATTCCTCGTGGAGGCAAAAAATTAATTGATACGGTTGTGGCCAATGCATCAGTACCAGTATTAGAGACTGGGGCAGGTAATTGTCATTTGTTTATCGATGAAACAGCAAACAAAGACATGGCTATCGACGTAGCAATCAATGCGAAAACACAACGTCCTTCTGTATGTAATGCAATCGAAACCATATTAGTGGAGCAAAAATGGGCAGATAACCATTTAACTGAATTAATTCAGGCATTGCAAGTTGCAGATGTAGAAATACATGGTGATAGCATCACAGTTTCAAAAGGCAACAATATCATTAAGGTAACTGCAGAAGACTATGAAACAGAATATTTAGATCATATCGTCGCAATCAAGGTAGTAGATTCTGTGCAGGAAGCGATTGACCATATTAATAAATATGGAACCAATCATTCAGAATCCATTATCTCTGAAAATGATGAGCATGTTGTAAGCTTTATGAATGAGGTAGACGCAGCAGCTGTTTATCATAATGCATCAACCAGATTTACCGATGGATTTGAGTTTGGATTTGGTGCAGAAATTGGTATTAGTACACAGAAGTTACATGCACGAGGACCTATGGGCTTAGAAGCATTAACATCGACGAAATATTTGTTACATGGTAATGGTCAAATTAAGTAA
- a CDS encoding manganese-dependent inorganic pyrophosphatase: protein MANTLIFGHKNPDTDTICSAIAYAELKQALGEDVEAVRLGEVNNETQYALDHFNQSAPRMVENVSDEVDQVILVDHNERQQSADDIDRVQVLEVIDHHRIANFETKDPLYYRAEPVGCTATILNKLYKEHGVEIKKETAGLMLSAIISDSLLFKSPTCTDQDVAAAKELAEAADVDADTYGLEMLKAGADLSDKTAEELISMDAKEFDMNGNKVEIAQVNTVEVNDVLALRDKIEPAIEKTVADKDLKLFVFVITDILNNDSVVLSVGEAEEKVAEAFEVTLENKTATLKGVVSRKKQVVPNLQNAF, encoded by the coding sequence ATGGCAAATACATTAATATTTGGACACAAAAATCCGGATACAGACACAATCTGTTCAGCAATTGCATATGCGGAGCTTAAACAAGCACTAGGAGAAGATGTAGAAGCAGTCCGTTTAGGTGAAGTGAACAATGAAACACAATATGCGCTGGATCATTTCAATCAATCTGCACCACGAATGGTTGAAAATGTATCAGATGAAGTTGACCAGGTTATTTTAGTGGATCATAATGAACGTCAACAAAGTGCGGATGACATCGATCGCGTACAAGTATTAGAAGTAATAGATCATCACCGTATTGCAAACTTTGAAACTAAAGACCCACTATACTACCGTGCAGAACCAGTTGGTTGTACTGCTACCATACTTAATAAATTATACAAAGAACACGGAGTTGAAATAAAAAAGGAAACAGCAGGATTAATGCTTTCTGCAATTATTTCAGACTCCCTTTTATTCAAATCACCAACATGTACAGATCAAGATGTTGCTGCAGCGAAAGAATTAGCTGAAGCTGCTGATGTAGACGCTGATACATATGGCCTTGAAATGCTAAAAGCTGGTGCTGATCTAAGTGACAAAACTGCAGAAGAACTAATTTCTATGGATGCAAAAGAATTCGATATGAATGGAAACAAAGTGGAAATTGCACAAGTCAACACGGTAGAAGTGAATGATGTATTAGCGCTACGTGACAAAATAGAACCAGCTATAGAAAAAACAGTAGCAGACAAAGATTTAAAACTATTCGTTTTCGTAATCACAGACATCTTGAATAATGATTCTGTGGTACTTTCGGTAGGTGAGGCTGAAGAAAAAGTAGCTGAAGCGTTTGAAGTAACTCTTGAAAACAAAACAGCCACATTAAAAGGTGTTGTATCACGTAAGAAACAAGTTGTTCCAAACTTACAAAATGCATTTTAA